In Maniola hyperantus chromosome 20, iAphHyp1.2, whole genome shotgun sequence, the following are encoded in one genomic region:
- the LOC117991677 gene encoding ribonuclease kappa-like, with protein sequence MACKFCGPKLSLVGVVLSVWGIIQLTLMGVFYAIKAVALLEDLPLGEQHETLNDFISEVETGYTQNSHNCWIAALLYVITLVISGHQFWLNNRSAVSM encoded by the exons ATGGCTTGCAAATTCTGTGGCCCTAAACTTTCGCTTGTCGGAGTCGTGCTAAGTGTTTGGGGAATTATACAATTG ACTTTAATGGGCGTTTTCTACGCTATTAAAGCAGTAGCTCTCCTTGAGGACCTGCCACTCGGTGAACAACATGAGACCCTCAATGATTTTATTAGTGAAGTTGAAACTGGATACACACAG AATTCACATAACTGCTGGATTGCTGCACTGCTATATGTGATCACACTTGTCATCTCCGGCCATCAGTTCTGGTTGAACAATCGCTCTGCAGTTAGCATGTAA
- the rush gene encoding pleckstrin homology domain-containing family F member 2 isoform X2 produces the protein MVDRLVNSEANARRIAMVENCFGSSGQPLAEQGRVLVGEGVLTKMCRKKPKARQFFLFNDILVYGNIVINKKKYNKQHVIPLEEVKLESLKDEGQYRNGWLIRTASKSFAVYAATATEKEEWMAHIEKCIEDLLRKSGKQPPLEHAAVWVPDNEAAICMHCKKTQFTVLNRRHHCRKCGSVVCGPCSSKRFVLRGQSEKPLRVCLQCYDELTRDRARPAQLQPTSAAVPIKGAEGAGSGGDSSADDDSDDDDDRLQTDQSHDEGFTSYNAVNNGFGNKVTSV, from the exons ATGGTGGATCGTTTAG TGAATAGTGAGGCAAATGCTAGAAGAATTGCTATGGTGGAAAACTGCTTCGGCAGTTCAGGTCAG CCCCTGGCAGAACAAGGCAGAGTTCTAGTTGGGGAAGGAGTCCTGACAAAAATGTGCCGAAAGAAACCCAAAGCACGGCAGTTCTTTCTCTTCAATGACATTCTTGTGTACGGCAACATTGTTATAAACAAGAAAAAGTATAATAAACAACATGTCATACCCCTTGAAGAAGTCAAATTGGAATCATTAAAGGATGAAGGAC AATATCGTAATGGTTGGTTGATCCGCACTGCATCTAAATCTTTTGCTGTGTATGCTGCTACAGCTACAGAGAAGGAGGAATGGATGGCACATATAGAGAAATGTATAGAGGATTTGTTAAGAAAAA GTGGTAAGCAGCCGCCACTGGAGCACGCAGCAGTATGGGTGCCCGACAACGAAGCAGCTATTTGCATGCACTGCAAGAAAACACAATTCACTGTGCTCAACAGAAGG CATCACTGCCGTAAATGCGGTTCGGTTGTATGCGGGCCGTGCTCGTCGAAGCGCTTCGTACTGCGCGGACAGAGCGAGAAGCCGCTGCGTGTGTGTCTGCAGTGCTATGACGAGCTGACTCGCGACCGCGCGCGCCCTGCGCAGCTACAACCCACGTCCGCTGCTGTACCGA TAAAAGGAGCGGAAGGCGCGGGATCGGGGGGCGACTCGTCAGCCGACGACGAcagcgacgacgacgacgaccgTCTGCAGACCGACCAAAGCCACGACGAG GGCTTTACAAGTTATAACGCCGTGAACAACGGATTCGGAAATAAAGTTACGAGTGTATAG
- the rush gene encoding pleckstrin homology domain-containing family F member 2 isoform X1 gives MVDRLVNSEANARRIAMVENCFGSSGQPLAEQGRVLVGEGVLTKMCRKKPKARQFFLFNDILVYGNIVINKKKYNKQHVIPLEEVKLESLKDEGQYRNGWLIRTASKSFAVYAATATEKEEWMAHIEKCIEDLLRKSGKQPPLEHAAVWVPDNEAAICMHCKKTQFTVLNRRHHCRKCGSVVCGPCSSKRFVLRGQSEKPLRVCLQCYDELTRDRARPAQLQPTSAAVPIKGAEGAGSGGDSSADDDSDDDDDRLQTDQSHDEPKFYGDGEKTEETNNHSSKENK, from the exons ATGGTGGATCGTTTAG TGAATAGTGAGGCAAATGCTAGAAGAATTGCTATGGTGGAAAACTGCTTCGGCAGTTCAGGTCAG CCCCTGGCAGAACAAGGCAGAGTTCTAGTTGGGGAAGGAGTCCTGACAAAAATGTGCCGAAAGAAACCCAAAGCACGGCAGTTCTTTCTCTTCAATGACATTCTTGTGTACGGCAACATTGTTATAAACAAGAAAAAGTATAATAAACAACATGTCATACCCCTTGAAGAAGTCAAATTGGAATCATTAAAGGATGAAGGAC AATATCGTAATGGTTGGTTGATCCGCACTGCATCTAAATCTTTTGCTGTGTATGCTGCTACAGCTACAGAGAAGGAGGAATGGATGGCACATATAGAGAAATGTATAGAGGATTTGTTAAGAAAAA GTGGTAAGCAGCCGCCACTGGAGCACGCAGCAGTATGGGTGCCCGACAACGAAGCAGCTATTTGCATGCACTGCAAGAAAACACAATTCACTGTGCTCAACAGAAGG CATCACTGCCGTAAATGCGGTTCGGTTGTATGCGGGCCGTGCTCGTCGAAGCGCTTCGTACTGCGCGGACAGAGCGAGAAGCCGCTGCGTGTGTGTCTGCAGTGCTATGACGAGCTGACTCGCGACCGCGCGCGCCCTGCGCAGCTACAACCCACGTCCGCTGCTGTACCGA TAAAAGGAGCGGAAGGCGCGGGATCGGGGGGCGACTCGTCAGCCGACGACGAcagcgacgacgacgacgaccgTCTGCAGACCGACCAAAGCCACGACGAG CCAAAGTTCTACGGTGACGGTGAAAAGACTGAAGAAACCAATAACCATTCGTCCAAGGAAAACAAGTAA
- the rush gene encoding pleckstrin homology domain-containing family F member 2 isoform X3: MLEELLWWKTASAVQPLAEQGRVLVGEGVLTKMCRKKPKARQFFLFNDILVYGNIVINKKKYNKQHVIPLEEVKLESLKDEGQYRNGWLIRTASKSFAVYAATATEKEEWMAHIEKCIEDLLRKSGKQPPLEHAAVWVPDNEAAICMHCKKTQFTVLNRRHHCRKCGSVVCGPCSSKRFVLRGQSEKPLRVCLQCYDELTRDRARPAQLQPTSAAVPIKGAEGAGSGGDSSADDDSDDDDDRLQTDQSHDEPKFYGDGEKTEETNNHSSKENK, from the exons ATGCTAGAAGAATTGCTATGGTGGAAAACTGCTTCGGCAGTTCAG CCCCTGGCAGAACAAGGCAGAGTTCTAGTTGGGGAAGGAGTCCTGACAAAAATGTGCCGAAAGAAACCCAAAGCACGGCAGTTCTTTCTCTTCAATGACATTCTTGTGTACGGCAACATTGTTATAAACAAGAAAAAGTATAATAAACAACATGTCATACCCCTTGAAGAAGTCAAATTGGAATCATTAAAGGATGAAGGAC AATATCGTAATGGTTGGTTGATCCGCACTGCATCTAAATCTTTTGCTGTGTATGCTGCTACAGCTACAGAGAAGGAGGAATGGATGGCACATATAGAGAAATGTATAGAGGATTTGTTAAGAAAAA GTGGTAAGCAGCCGCCACTGGAGCACGCAGCAGTATGGGTGCCCGACAACGAAGCAGCTATTTGCATGCACTGCAAGAAAACACAATTCACTGTGCTCAACAGAAGG CATCACTGCCGTAAATGCGGTTCGGTTGTATGCGGGCCGTGCTCGTCGAAGCGCTTCGTACTGCGCGGACAGAGCGAGAAGCCGCTGCGTGTGTGTCTGCAGTGCTATGACGAGCTGACTCGCGACCGCGCGCGCCCTGCGCAGCTACAACCCACGTCCGCTGCTGTACCGA TAAAAGGAGCGGAAGGCGCGGGATCGGGGGGCGACTCGTCAGCCGACGACGAcagcgacgacgacgacgaccgTCTGCAGACCGACCAAAGCCACGACGAG CCAAAGTTCTACGGTGACGGTGAAAAGACTGAAGAAACCAATAACCATTCGTCCAAGGAAAACAAGTAA